A single window of Nicotiana tomentosiformis chromosome 1, ASM39032v3, whole genome shotgun sequence DNA harbors:
- the LOC138908666 gene encoding uncharacterized protein: protein MGSLAYIPVGERPLALDVQALANQFVRLDVLEPSRVLAYVVFRSSLYESIRACQYDKPFLLILKDTVQHDNVKEVSIGYDGVLWMQGQICVPNMDGLCDLILEEAHSSQYSIHLGAAKMYQDLRQHH, encoded by the coding sequence atgggtagccttgcatatattccagttggtgagaggccgctagcATTGGATGtacaggctttggccaatcagtttgtgaggctagatgttttggagcctagccGGGTACTTGCTTACGTGGTttttcggtcttctttgtatgagagCATCAGAGCGTGTCAATATGACAAGCCTtttttgcttatccttaaggacacggtgcagcacgacAATGTCAAGGAAGTTTCTATTGGATATGATGGGGTGTTgtggatgcagggtcagatttgtgtgcccaatatggatggattgtgtgatttgattcttgaggaggcccacagttcacagtattccattcatctgggtgccgctaagatgtatcaggatttgaggcaacatcaTTAg
- the LOC104102037 gene encoding NAC domain-containing protein 21/22-like, with product MGLRDIGATLPPGFRFYPSDEELVCHYLFKKIANEEALKGTLVEIDLHTCEPWQLPEVAKLNSSEWYFFSFRDRKYATGFRTNRATTSGYWKATGKDRTVLDPRTRTTVGMRKTLVFYKNRAPNGIKSGWIMHEFRLENPNIPPKEDWVLCRVFHKAKAENSSNNNILSPQNMYEVGVVSSPNNNMDQYHALPFGGYRPNMAAAAVSQRPLHQSQKLFDLMEPESNQSSYTQLPQEMNKPPSNDQIAEDEYGFLLDMNFEDPSLQDEGMHSSIEDLTFDNDNSLVFI from the exons ATGGGTTTAAGAGACATTGGAGCAACACTACCTCCTGGATTTAGATTCTATCCAAGTGATGAAGAATTAGTTTGCCATTATCTCTTCAAGAAAATTGCAAATGAAGAGGCTCTTAAAGGTACTTTAGTCGAAATCGATCTCCATACTTGTGAGCCATGGCAGCTTCCTG AGGTGGCAAAGCTCAACTCGAGTGAATGGTACTTCTTCAGCTTTCGAGATCGCAAATACGCAACTGGTTTTCGGACTAATCGGGCCACAACTTCGGGTTATTGGAAAGCCACGGGCAAGGATCGGACGGTGCTAGATCCTCGAACTCGTACGACTGTGGGGATGAGAAAAACTTTAGTCTTTTACAAGAATAGAGCTCCTAATGGAATTAAATCTGGTTGGATCATGCATGAATTCCGCCTCGAAAATCCAAACATACCCCCTAAG GAAGATTGGGTGTTATGTCGAGTATTTCACAAAGCCAAAGCTGAGAACAGCAGTAACAACAACATTCTCAGCCCACAAAACATGTACGAGGTTGGTGTGGTTAGCTCTCCCAATAATAATATGGACCAGTACCATGCCTTGCCTTTCGGCGGCTACCGCCCTAATATGGCGGCCGCCGCTGTCTCCCAACGCCCTCTTCATCAAAGCCAGAAGTTGTTTGATTTAATGGAACCAGAGAGCAACCAAAGCAGCTATACTCAGTTACCTCAAGAAATGAACAAACCTCCATCGAATGATCAAATAGCCGAGGATGAGTATGGGTTCTTGTTGGACATGAATTTTGAAGATCCAAGTTTACAAGATGAAGGAATGCATTCGAGCATTGAGGACTTGACATTTGATAATGATAACAGCTTGGTATTCATTTAA